The sequence CTTGCCCGTACCCATACCTACCCCCCAGCTGATTTACCGTCAGTAACTTATGGACGCCTGAGGGATCGTGCCACGACCGCGCGCAAAGCGACAGAGGCCATGAGGAAAGTCGGATTTCCCCCCGGTGCGGCCAAGTCGACGATCACCGCGCCCGTCCGACGATCACCTCGTCCGTCTGACGAACGACGCGCCGGGTTCGTTCCGTCGCCCGCCCACCCGAAGGGGTGGTTTGCACAGCGGCTTCAGCCCCTGGGCGCCAATGCCCCCCACGCCACGGTCACTTCACCCTGCCGCCAGCGGCCCGGCGCGTCCGTCACCGGCCAGTCCGCGGTGAGGGCGCGCACCGTGCGCAGCCAGCGCTGCCGGGCGCCGTACGCGGCGTACGGCGCGGCCGCCGCCCAGGCGCGGTCGAAGTCGCGAAGGAAGGCGTGCACCGGCTCACCGGGCACATTGCGGTGGATCAGCGCCTTCGGCAGCCGTTCGGCGAGGTCGGAGGGGCGGTCCAGGGAGCCGAGCCGGGTGGCGAAGGTGACGGTCCGGGGCCCCTCGGGCCCGAGCGCCACCCACACGTGCCGCCGCCCGATCTCGTCGCACGTCCCCTCGACCAGCAGCCCCCCGCGCGAGCCGCCGCCCGCCGGGGCCAGCCGCGCGCACAGCCGCTCCCAGACGGCGGCGACCTGGTCCTCGTCGTACTGGCGCAGCACATTCGCCGCGCGGATCAGCAGTGGCCGCCCGGCCACCGGGACCTCGAAGCCGCCGTGCCGGAAGACCAGCCCCTCGCGCTCGTACGGCCGCGCCGCCGCGACCCGCTCCGGCTCGATCTCGATGCCGATGACCCGGGTGCGAGGGGCGGCGGTGCGCAGCCTGCCGAGCAGTTCCACGGCGGTCCAGGGGGCGGCGCCGTAGCCGAGGTCGACGGCGACCGGCTCGGCGGCGCGGCGCAGCTCGGCGCCGTGGACGGCGGCGATCCAGCGGTCCATGCGGCGCAGCCGGTTGGGATTGGTGGTGCCGCGCGTCACGGTCCCCACGGGACGGAGGGTGGATGCGCGGGTTGCCATGAGTACGAGGGTAAAGGGGTGCGGAGCCGGGTCGAGGGGGTACCGGGCCGGGTCGAGGGGTACCGGGTCGGGACCAGGCGGAGGCAGGGAGATCACCGGGCGGAGGCAGG is a genomic window of Streptomyces sp. WP-1 containing:
- a CDS encoding class I SAM-dependent methyltransferase; amino-acid sequence: MATRASTLRPVGTVTRGTTNPNRLRRMDRWIAAVHGAELRRAAEPVAVDLGYGAAPWTAVELLGRLRTAAPRTRVIGIEIEPERVAAARPYEREGLVFRHGGFEVPVAGRPLLIRAANVLRQYDEDQVAAVWERLCARLAPAGGGSRGGLLVEGTCDEIGRRHVWVALGPEGPRTVTFATRLGSLDRPSDLAERLPKALIHRNVPGEPVHAFLRDFDRAWAAAAPYAAYGARQRWLRTVRALTADWPVTDAPGRWRQGEVTVAWGALAPRG